The following are encoded in a window of Lactobacillus acidophilus genomic DNA:
- the rplJ gene encoding 50S ribosomal protein L10 gives MSKAAIAEKEKLVDAFAEELKAAKAILVINYLGLTVEEVTNMRKDLRDNDVKMKVIKNTYLRRAAAKAGIEGLDDTFVGPTAVIYTDNADDITEPARIVSKYEDDFDVIEIKGGMLEGKLTSKEEIKELASIPGREGLLSMLVSVLQAPVRDFAYAVKAVAESKDEDSAE, from the coding sequence TTGAGTAAAGCTGCTATTGCTGAAAAGGAAAAGCTCGTTGATGCATTTGCTGAAGAACTTAAAGCTGCTAAGGCTATCTTAGTAATCAACTACCTTGGTTTAACTGTTGAAGAAGTTACTAACATGCGTAAGGATCTTCGTGATAACGATGTTAAGATGAAGGTTATCAAGAATACTTACTTAAGACGTGCTGCTGCTAAGGCTGGTATCGAAGGTCTTGATGATACTTTTGTAGGTCCTACTGCTGTTATCTACACTGATAACGCTGATGATATCACTGAACCAGCTCGTATCGTTTCTAAGTACGAAGACGATTTCGATGTTATCGAAATCAAGGGTGGTATGCTTGAAGGTAAGTTGACTTCTAAGGAAGAAATCAAGGAACTTGCTTCAATTCCAGGCCGCGAAGGTTTGCTTTCAATGCTTGTTTCTGTATTGCAAGCTCCTGTCCGCGACTTCGCTTATGCTGTTAAGGCTGTTGCTGAATCTAAGGATGAAGACTCAGCTGAATAA
- the recR gene encoding recombination mediator RecR, giving the protein MQYPLPIAHLIDAYMKLPGIGEKTATRLAFYTMDMPQEDVEDFSKALIQVKQDIHQCPICGNITEKEICDICSNPNRDQTTIMVVEQPKDLMALEEMGEYDGLYHVLHGVLSPMDGIGPEEVNIKSLITRLQKNDDVKEVILALNSTPEGESTSMYISKLIKPAGIKVTRLAAGLSVGSDIEYANSITLKRAVQGRTTL; this is encoded by the coding sequence TTGCAATATCCATTACCAATTGCTCATTTAATTGATGCTTATATGAAGCTTCCAGGAATTGGAGAAAAAACGGCTACCCGCTTAGCTTTTTATACAATGGATATGCCACAAGAGGATGTTGAAGACTTTTCTAAAGCTTTAATTCAAGTAAAACAAGATATTCATCAATGTCCAATTTGTGGCAATATCACTGAAAAAGAAATATGTGATATTTGTTCAAATCCTAATCGTGATCAAACAACTATCATGGTTGTCGAACAGCCTAAAGACTTAATGGCACTTGAAGAAATGGGCGAATATGATGGACTTTATCATGTGCTTCATGGTGTACTTTCACCAATGGATGGAATTGGGCCAGAAGAAGTTAATATCAAATCTTTAATTACTCGTTTACAAAAAAATGATGATGTTAAAGAAGTGATTTTGGCGCTTAATTCTACTCCAGAAGGTGAATCGACGTCTATGTATATTAGTAAGTTGATTAAACCAGCTGGAATTAAAGTGACTCGTCTAGCCGCAGGACTTTCTGTCGGAAGCGACATAGAATATGCTAATTCAATTACATTGAAGCGAGCAGTACAAGGAAGAACAACATTATAA
- a CDS encoding YbaB/EbfC family nucleoid-associated protein yields the protein MSRRPNFGGMGMGGMNMQQMMKQAKKLQAQMAEEQENITAQEFVGKSADDLVVATFSGDRKLKDIKIDKDTIDPDDPDMLQDLIIDAVNKGLSQIDEATQASLGKYTKGLM from the coding sequence ATGAGTAGAAGACCTAATTTTGGCGGTATGGGCATGGGCGGAATGAACATGCAACAAATGATGAAGCAAGCAAAGAAGTTGCAAGCACAAATGGCAGAAGAACAAGAAAATATTACTGCTCAAGAATTTGTTGGTAAGTCAGCAGATGATCTTGTTGTGGCAACTTTTAGTGGAGATCGTAAACTTAAAGACATCAAGATTGATAAGGATACTATTGATCCAGATGATCCAGATATGCTTCAAGATCTTATTATTGATGCAGTAAATAAGGGTTTATCACAAATTGATGAAGCAACTCAAGCAAGTTTAGGTAAATATACGAAAGGCTTGATGTAA
- the rplL gene encoding 50S ribosomal protein L7/L12 produces MALDTEKIIEELKGASILELNDLVKAIEDEFDVTAAAPVAAAGAAGAAEAKSSFDVELTEAGQEKVKVIKVVRDITGLGLKDSKDLVDGAPKNVKEGVSEDEANDIKAKLEEVGATVTLK; encoded by the coding sequence ATGGCTTTAGATACTGAAAAGATTATTGAAGAATTAAAGGGTGCTTCAATTCTTGAATTGAACGACCTTGTAAAGGCTATTGAAGACGAATTTGACGTTACTGCTGCTGCTCCAGTTGCTGCTGCAGGTGCTGCAGGTGCTGCAGAAGCTAAGTCAAGTTTCGATGTTGAATTGACTGAAGCTGGTCAAGAAAAGGTTAAGGTTATTAAGGTTGTACGTGATATCACTGGTCTTGGCCTTAAGGACTCAAAGGACCTTGTTGATGGTGCTCCTAAGAACGTTAAGGAAGGCGTTTCAGAAGACGAAGCTAACGACATCAAGGCTAAGCTTGAAGAAGTTGGCGCAACTGTAACCCTTAAATAA
- a CDS encoding ion transporter — MNRKITTYQWWIATLAIVSIFLIILDFAAVIDINIPTSKWFWINDGIVVYFAINYFYHLSKSNDKKTFFKNHIYDLLIIIPIGMLFVVLNAFNLSSLVSYLRLLRLIRLAGLMGKLRQIFHTNGLWYVVFFTITFLLVGAEAFAISEHVSLDTAFWWVLSTASTVGYDGIFGKTIPPHSIVGKFVTLVMMLLGIGIVGMLTSSITSYLVRRTNGANTLETHDNIELILKKLDDIEQQNKELTYQNKKLQAEIQTLKGEKNPPNELHKIKNWLENKKEK, encoded by the coding sequence ATGAATAGAAAAATAACTACTTATCAGTGGTGGATCGCTACTTTAGCAATTGTATCTATTTTTTTGATTATATTGGATTTTGCGGCAGTAATTGATATCAATATTCCTACCAGCAAATGGTTTTGGATAAATGATGGAATTGTTGTTTATTTTGCTATTAATTATTTTTATCATTTAAGTAAGTCGAATGATAAGAAAACCTTTTTTAAAAATCATATCTATGATTTATTGATTATTATTCCAATAGGAATGTTATTTGTTGTTTTGAATGCATTTAATTTGTCTAGTTTGGTATCATATTTGAGGCTTTTACGTTTAATCCGCCTAGCAGGTTTAATGGGAAAACTAAGACAAATCTTTCATACTAATGGTTTATGGTATGTGGTATTTTTTACAATTACATTTTTACTTGTAGGGGCGGAAGCTTTTGCAATAAGTGAACATGTATCATTGGATACCGCATTCTGGTGGGTTTTATCCACTGCATCTACAGTAGGATATGATGGAATATTTGGTAAGACAATACCACCGCATAGTATTGTAGGGAAATTTGTTACTTTAGTGATGATGTTATTAGGAATTGGAATTGTAGGGATGCTGACATCATCTATAACATCGTATTTAGTACGTAGAACTAATGGTGCTAATACACTAGAGACACATGATAATATTGAGTTGATTTTAAAAAAGTTAGATGATATTGAACAACAAAATAAAGAATTAACTTATCAGAATAAAAAACTACAGGCGGAAATTCAAACATTAAAGGGAGAAAAGAATCCTCCTAATGAGTTACATAAGATAAAAAACTGGCTTGAGAATAAAAAGGAAAAATAA
- the phoU gene encoding phosphate signaling complex protein PhoU, which yields MHEIFLDELKKLNTEFMEMGVFVNDQIDQATRAFVDHDKKTAQSMVDNEEKIPTESIDIQKKALKLMALQQPVATDFRVVISILKATTDLERIGENAMSIALETIRVKGNPRIPEVEEIISNMTHNVRHMLIQILTAYVQDDEKMARDVASRDEIIDHDYVRARKLIVDGIESDPSRAAASSSYFVVTRLLERIGDHIVNLASWVVYKTTGELEELFNPTETKTI from the coding sequence ATGCACGAAATATTTTTAGATGAATTAAAAAAGTTAAACACAGAATTTATGGAGATGGGTGTTTTTGTTAATGATCAAATTGATCAAGCCACCCGTGCATTTGTTGATCATGATAAAAAAACAGCACAATCCATGGTCGATAATGAGGAAAAAATTCCTACTGAATCAATAGATATTCAAAAAAAAGCATTGAAATTAATGGCTTTACAACAACCAGTTGCTACTGATTTTAGAGTAGTTATTAGTATTTTGAAAGCTACAACTGATCTAGAACGAATTGGTGAAAATGCTATGAGTATTGCTCTTGAAACAATTCGTGTAAAGGGCAATCCGCGTATTCCTGAAGTTGAAGAAATTATTTCGAATATGACACATAATGTTCGTCACATGCTTATCCAAATTTTGACAGCTTATGTGCAAGACGATGAAAAAATGGCTAGAGATGTAGCTAGTCGAGATGAAATTATTGATCATGATTATGTTCGTGCTAGAAAGCTAATCGTGGACGGAATAGAGAGTGATCCCTCAAGAGCTGCAGCTTCGTCAAGTTACTTTGTAGTAACTAGATTATTAGAACGAATTGGCGATCACATTGTTAACTTAGCTAGTTGGGTGGTATACAAAACTACGGGTGAATTAGAAGAATTATTTAATCCCACCGAAACTAAGACAATATAG
- a CDS encoding YaaL family protein, translating to MAKKDKDKIKELGDQKLVAEIEKLQNQISLEQNLDQNTLDLSDDNYVQNKILKAKYTFLYNEARYRGTRFSGITNAITQ from the coding sequence ATGGCTAAAAAAGATAAAGATAAAATTAAAGAACTTGGTGATCAAAAATTAGTTGCAGAAATTGAAAAGTTACAGAATCAAATTTCTTTGGAACAAAATCTTGATCAAAATACTTTAGATTTATCAGACGATAATTATGTTCAGAATAAAATTTTAAAAGCAAAGTATACTTTTTTATACAATGAGGCTCGTTATCGGGGCACAAGATTTAGTGGTATAACTAATGCTATTACTCAATAA
- a CDS encoding class I SAM-dependent methyltransferase, translating to MSKQENQMYFATDPTAKHDEHIIDYHVDGIDLKFNTDAGVFSKMRVDYGSGVLIKAMKDISFPKANILDVGTGYGPIGLFAAKFWPDQEVDMIDVNERGLNLARENAKVNNIENVNIYASNCYEQIDNDKKFGLILTNPPIRAGKKVVNEILIGANEHLVSGGVLLVVIQKKQGEPSARKNMINTYGNCEILTRDKGYYILKSIKN from the coding sequence ATGAGTAAACAAGAAAATCAGATGTATTTTGCTACAGATCCTACTGCTAAGCATGATGAACATATAATAGATTATCACGTAGACGGTATAGATTTAAAATTTAATACTGATGCGGGCGTCTTTTCAAAGATGCGAGTTGATTATGGTAGTGGCGTTTTAATTAAGGCAATGAAAGATATTAGTTTTCCTAAAGCTAATATCTTAGATGTTGGTACAGGGTATGGTCCAATTGGATTATTTGCCGCTAAATTTTGGCCTGATCAAGAAGTAGATATGATTGATGTCAACGAACGTGGACTTAATTTGGCACGTGAGAATGCCAAAGTTAATAATATTGAAAATGTAAATATTTATGCTTCTAATTGTTATGAACAAATAGATAATGATAAAAAATTTGGGTTAATATTAACAAATCCACCAATTAGGGCTGGTAAAAAAGTGGTAAATGAAATTTTAATTGGAGCAAATGAACATTTAGTGAGTGGCGGCGTGCTTTTAGTAGTCATTCAAAAAAAGCAAGGAGAACCTAGTGCACGTAAGAATATGATAAATACTTATGGTAATTGTGAAATTTTAACAAGAGATAAAGGGTATTATATCTTAAAATCTATTAAAAATTAA
- the tadA gene encoding tRNA adenosine(34) deaminase TadA has protein sequence MLSSDEKKTYMQLAIDKAKEAEKQGEVPIGAVVVDPTGKIVGTGYNRRELDEDSTQHAEMIAIKEACKNLGMWRLIDCSLFVTLEPCPMCAGAIINSRIKDVYFGALDPKAGACGSVVDLFAVERFNHHPHAIRGLYRDQCAQMLKDFFRAIREKQKQAKNAQKTENN, from the coding sequence ATGCTTTCTAGCGACGAAAAAAAGACATATATGCAATTAGCTATAGATAAAGCAAAAGAAGCTGAAAAACAAGGAGAAGTCCCAATTGGAGCAGTTGTAGTAGATCCAACGGGAAAAATTGTTGGGACAGGCTATAATAGACGAGAATTAGATGAAGATTCAACGCAGCATGCAGAGATGATTGCAATAAAAGAAGCATGTAAAAATTTGGGGATGTGGCGATTAATAGATTGTAGTTTATTTGTGACTTTAGAACCATGTCCAATGTGTGCGGGTGCAATAATTAATTCTAGAATAAAAGATGTTTATTTTGGTGCACTAGATCCAAAAGCAGGAGCTTGCGGATCCGTAGTAGATTTATTTGCAGTTGAAAGATTTAATCATCATCCGCATGCCATTCGTGGATTATATCGTGATCAATGTGCCCAAATGTTAAAAGATTTTTTTAGAGCAATTCGTGAAAAACAAAAGCAAGCAAAGAATGCTCAGAAAACTGAAAATAATTAA
- the tmk gene encoding dTMP kinase yields MKGYFVSFEGPDGAGKSTVLKEVLAEIAPQLKTQYLVTREPGGSKIAEKIRDIILDPANDKMDPKTEALLYAAARSQHVEEIIKPAINEGKVVFSDRFVDSSLAYQGQGRDLGIAKVKQINDFATDKLDPDLTFFLDIAPEIGLSRIKKLRPAQEDRLEQEDIAFHQKVYEGFLKVIKMYPDRFVVINATQPIDQVVKQVVTELKQRLPKTILENN; encoded by the coding sequence ATGAAAGGTTATTTTGTTAGCTTTGAAGGCCCAGATGGTGCAGGCAAAAGCACTGTTTTAAAAGAAGTATTAGCTGAAATAGCTCCTCAACTTAAGACACAATATCTTGTGACACGTGAACCTGGTGGATCTAAGATCGCAGAAAAGATTAGAGATATAATTTTAGATCCAGCAAACGATAAGATGGATCCAAAAACTGAAGCACTTTTATATGCTGCAGCTAGAAGTCAACACGTAGAGGAAATAATTAAACCAGCTATTAATGAAGGTAAGGTAGTTTTTTCTGATCGGTTTGTAGATAGTTCTTTGGCATATCAAGGTCAAGGTAGAGATTTAGGCATTGCTAAGGTAAAACAGATTAATGACTTCGCAACAGATAAATTAGATCCAGATCTAACTTTCTTTTTAGATATTGCGCCTGAAATTGGCCTCAGTCGAATTAAAAAATTACGTCCTGCTCAAGAAGATAGGTTAGAACAAGAAGATATTGCTTTCCATCAAAAAGTTTATGAGGGCTTTTTGAAAGTAATAAAAATGTATCCTGATCGATTTGTGGTAATTAATGCAACTCAGCCAATTGATCAAGTTGTAAAACAAGTTGTTACAGAACTTAAGCAAAGGTTGCCAAAGACTATTTTGGAGAATAATTAA
- a CDS encoding AEC family transporter — MVTILINDIIPILVIMLLGYVCGKFTFFDDDQRQGLNKLVLNIALPAALFISIVKATRKMFAQDIVLTLISLIGVTGLFMLSYYLDKLMFHRSTQEAAVCALIAGSPTIGFLGFAVLDPIYGNNATTNLVIGIVSIVVNAVTIPLGLSLINRGQAALKEKAKAKKNNGGTEVEVKLPQKGTTVKKVKKVTVPDDVPVSDEEAKALSEVGIQREIDLVHAEFDDHAGESNGKHMNPTLKSILDAIKKPVAAAPLIAVIFVLIGIRVPSSWAPTFDLIAKANAGVAVLAAGLALSTVKFSIDKEVIWNTFFRLFLTPAIIVAAAYLCGMGSDPQKISMLCLATGLPPAFSGIIISSRYNIYVKEGASSVAVSTVFFAVSCIFWIWALPLIANVFH; from the coding sequence ATGGTTACGATATTAATAAACGACATTATACCAATTTTGGTAATTATGTTGTTAGGATATGTGTGTGGTAAATTCACATTCTTTGACGATGATCAACGTCAAGGATTGAATAAACTGGTTTTAAACATTGCTTTACCAGCGGCTTTATTTATTTCAATTGTTAAAGCTACGCGTAAGATGTTTGCGCAAGATATAGTTTTAACATTGATCTCATTGATCGGTGTTACTGGTTTATTCATGCTCAGTTATTATTTGGATAAACTGATGTTTCACAGATCAACGCAAGAAGCTGCGGTTTGTGCATTGATTGCTGGTTCACCAACTATTGGATTTTTGGGTTTTGCGGTTCTTGATCCAATTTACGGAAACAATGCAACAACTAACTTAGTTATTGGAATTGTTTCTATTGTTGTTAATGCTGTAACTATTCCTTTAGGTTTGTCTTTAATTAACAGAGGACAAGCTGCTTTAAAGGAAAAGGCAAAGGCTAAGAAGAATAATGGTGGTACTGAAGTAGAAGTTAAATTACCGCAAAAAGGTACTACTGTTAAGAAGGTCAAGAAGGTTACTGTTCCTGATGACGTACCTGTTAGTGATGAAGAAGCTAAAGCTCTTAGTGAAGTTGGTATTCAACGTGAAATTGATTTAGTCCATGCAGAATTTGATGATCACGCCGGAGAAAGCAACGGTAAACATATGAATCCAACTTTAAAATCAATTCTTGATGCGATTAAGAAACCAGTTGCAGCTGCTCCACTTATTGCGGTTATCTTTGTTTTGATTGGAATTAGAGTTCCTAGTTCATGGGCCCCTACATTTGATTTGATTGCTAAAGCTAATGCTGGTGTTGCTGTTTTAGCTGCCGGTTTAGCTTTATCAACTGTTAAATTCTCAATTGATAAAGAAGTTATTTGGAACACATTCTTCCGTCTATTTTTAACTCCTGCGATTATCGTAGCTGCTGCATATTTATGTGGTATGGGTTCAGATCCACAAAAGATTTCAATGCTTTGTTTAGCAACTGGTTTACCACCTGCATTTTCAGGAATTATTATTTCCAGTCGTTACAACATTTATGTTAAGGAAGGGGCAAGTTCAGTTGCCGTTTCAACTGTATTCTTTGCAGTAAGTTGTATCTTTTGGATTTGGGCTTTGCCACTTATTGCCAACGTTTTCCATTAA
- the dnaX gene encoding DNA polymerase III subunit gamma/tau: protein MAYQALYRKWRPRTFDSVIGQEAITDTLKNAIKRGKVSHAFLFAGPRGTGKTSCAKIFAKALNCTNLQDGEPCNECANCIAANEGSMPDIMEIDAASNNGVDEIREIRDKVKYAPTEGKYKVYIIDEVHMLSIGAFNALLKTLEEPPEHVVFILATTELQKVPATIISRTQRYNFKRISKEDLENRMKYILDQENIKYEVKALNVIAQVADGGMRDALSILDQLLSYEKDSVNYEDALQITGFAARENIEKILLALLEQNSVNALKLAQESLDQGASSKNILDELIDMATKSLMVIKANEDQGAFLTENFIEKIKDVPTDTYYRLITLANNALNDLRYTNQQQIPLKVFLVEASSNVQEKTSKSVSAAVVQPPADSSAMQAELAALKKQVVELTQKMTQLTDRPSFNKDQVFHLDTAVPKHVHKIVEKQQAAPVKKPVKKIKKTTAENRKQVYHVLEHATRDDLEAIKNVWPDLQSVLAVSERALLDVLEPVAASPDQVVMKCKYTLWFENASSDSDLLDKLTDQIEKFAKHYYGIVLVPDEDWLTVRKEFVESHKEELLAKKKQQIEDKDAESKEDIKVVDTAKELFGDAVTIKD from the coding sequence ATGGCTTATCAAGCGCTATATCGTAAATGGCGACCACGGACTTTTGATAGTGTGATTGGTCAAGAAGCGATTACAGATACCCTTAAGAATGCAATTAAAAGAGGAAAAGTATCTCATGCTTTTTTATTTGCAGGTCCGCGAGGTACTGGTAAAACTTCTTGTGCAAAGATATTTGCTAAAGCGTTGAACTGTACTAATCTTCAAGATGGTGAGCCCTGCAATGAATGCGCTAATTGTATTGCAGCTAATGAGGGTTCAATGCCTGATATCATGGAAATTGATGCCGCTTCAAATAACGGTGTTGATGAAATTCGTGAAATTCGTGATAAGGTAAAATATGCTCCAACAGAAGGAAAATATAAAGTTTATATTATCGATGAAGTTCACATGTTGTCGATTGGTGCATTTAATGCTTTACTTAAAACGTTAGAAGAACCACCAGAGCATGTGGTGTTCATTTTGGCAACAACGGAGTTGCAAAAAGTACCAGCTACGATTATTTCAAGAACACAACGTTACAACTTTAAGCGTATTTCAAAAGAAGATCTAGAAAATAGGATGAAATATATTCTAGATCAAGAAAATATTAAATATGAAGTTAAAGCTTTGAATGTAATCGCACAAGTAGCCGATGGGGGAATGAGAGATGCCCTCAGTATTCTAGATCAGTTGCTTAGCTATGAAAAAGATAGTGTGAATTATGAAGATGCATTACAAATAACTGGTTTTGCGGCAAGAGAAAATATTGAGAAAATTTTGTTAGCATTATTAGAGCAAAATTCTGTTAATGCATTAAAATTAGCTCAAGAATCCTTGGATCAAGGTGCGAGTTCCAAAAACATATTAGATGAATTGATCGACATGGCTACTAAGAGCTTAATGGTGATTAAAGCTAATGAAGATCAAGGGGCATTTTTAACAGAGAATTTTATTGAAAAAATCAAAGATGTGCCAACGGATACTTATTATCGCCTGATTACTCTTGCTAATAATGCATTAAATGATTTGCGTTACACTAATCAACAACAAATACCATTAAAGGTATTTTTAGTGGAAGCAAGTAGTAATGTTCAAGAAAAAACAAGTAAGAGTGTTTCAGCTGCTGTAGTGCAACCGCCTGCTGATTCAAGTGCGATGCAAGCAGAACTAGCTGCATTAAAAAAGCAGGTAGTTGAATTGACGCAAAAAATGACACAGCTAACTGATCGACCTAGCTTCAATAAAGATCAAGTTTTTCATTTGGATACGGCTGTGCCTAAGCATGTGCATAAAATTGTAGAAAAACAACAGGCAGCACCAGTTAAGAAGCCGGTCAAAAAAATCAAAAAAACCACAGCAGAAAACCGCAAACAGGTTTATCATGTTCTTGAGCATGCAACTAGGGATGATCTAGAAGCTATCAAAAATGTATGGCCAGATTTGCAATCTGTACTTGCTGTTTCAGAAAGAGCATTGCTTGATGTTCTTGAGCCTGTGGCAGCTAGTCCAGATCAGGTTGTAATGAAGTGTAAATATACATTATGGTTTGAAAATGCTAGCTCGGACAGTGATTTATTAGATAAATTGACAGATCAAATTGAAAAATTCGCTAAGCATTATTATGGAATTGTTTTAGTTCCAGATGAAGATTGGTTAACAGTAAGGAAAGAATTTGTTGAAAGTCATAAAGAGGAATTACTGGCTAAAAAAAAGCAGCAAATTGAAGATAAAGATGCAGAATCAAAAGAAGACATCAAAGTAGTTGATACGGCAAAAGAACTTTTTGGTGATGCAGTTACTATAAAAGATTAA
- a CDS encoding RNA-guided endonuclease InsQ/TnpB family protein, producing MIKTQVVKLKVNKTMQKHLDALCDYRRYCWNKGLETWQLMYEAHTLNKKDNPSPNERRVRDELVTNKADWQYDLSARCLQLAIKDLANAWKNFFDKAQPDWGIPSFKSKKSPRQGFKTDRAKIVNGKLRLDRPRSISKDSWHDLSSYEVLKMSEVKVVSIFKEKGAYYAALTYEEEPISKTKTHQKTAVDVNVGHFNYTDGKINVLPAKLQKLYKRIKHYQRMLARKREVNGKLATKSNNYYAVRIKLQRDYRKVANIQNDLLQQFTTKLVDNYDQIVIEDLAVKQMMMTHVASKGMQRSLFSRFRQILTYKCNWYGKELILADKTYPSTQRCAACGYVKKGEEKITLQGNKKHGTKHNEYICYECGYKNDRDKNAVLNLLALAR from the coding sequence ATGATTAAAACACAAGTAGTAAAGCTAAAAGTTAATAAGACCATGCAAAAGCATCTTGATGCTTTGTGCGACTATCGGCGATACTGCTGGAATAAAGGCTTAGAAACTTGGCAATTAATGTATGAAGCTCATACACTAAACAAAAAAGATAATCCCAGTCCTAACGAACGCAGAGTCCGCGATGAACTAGTCACAAATAAAGCTGACTGGCAATATGATTTGTCTGCCAGATGTTTACAATTAGCGATTAAAGACTTAGCTAATGCTTGGAAGAATTTCTTTGATAAGGCTCAACCTGATTGGGGAATACCTAGTTTTAAATCAAAGAAATCTCCCAGACAAGGCTTTAAAACTGATAGGGCTAAGATTGTTAATGGCAAGCTTCGACTTGATCGTCCAAGAAGTATTTCAAAAGACTCTTGGCATGATCTATCAAGCTATGAAGTTTTAAAGATGAGTGAAGTCAAAGTAGTAAGTATCTTCAAAGAAAAAGGAGCTTATTATGCGGCCCTTACCTACGAAGAAGAGCCTATTTCAAAAACTAAAACTCATCAAAAGACAGCAGTTGATGTCAATGTCGGTCACTTTAATTACACAGATGGCAAAATTAATGTTTTGCCTGCTAAATTGCAAAAGCTTTATAAGCGCATTAAGCATTATCAAAGAATGCTGGCACGTAAAAGAGAAGTTAACGGTAAGTTAGCTACAAAATCAAATAATTACTATGCAGTGAGAATCAAATTGCAAAGAGATTATCGCAAGGTAGCTAATATCCAAAATGATCTTTTACAGCAGTTCACTACTAAGCTTGTAGATAATTACGACCAAATTGTAATTGAAGATTTAGCAGTAAAGCAAATGATGATGACCCATGTAGCTTCCAAAGGAATGCAGAGATCGCTGTTTAGTAGATTTAGGCAGATATTAACTTATAAGTGTAATTGGTATGGCAAAGAATTGATCTTAGCTGATAAAACATACCCATCAACTCAAAGATGTGCTGCGTGCGGTTATGTCAAAAAAGGCGAGGAAAAGATCACTTTGCAAGGTAACAAAAAGCATGGTACCAAACATAATGAATATATCTGTTATGAGTGTGGCTACAAGAACGATCGAGATAAAAATGCGGTTTTAAATCTTTTAGCTTTAGCAAGATAA
- a CDS encoding cyclic-di-AMP receptor, producing the protein MKLVIAIVQKEDSNNLQKALVKNNFRATKLATSGGFLSQGNTTFLVGCEDEQVDDILKVIKQESRAREEIATPHMVSTGYEITQPLKITVGGATCFVVPVDKFKRF; encoded by the coding sequence ATGAAATTAGTAATTGCAATTGTTCAAAAAGAAGATTCAAATAATTTGCAAAAGGCACTTGTTAAAAATAACTTTCGTGCTACTAAATTAGCAACTTCAGGTGGTTTTTTAAGTCAAGGAAATACCACTTTTTTAGTAGGGTGTGAAGATGAGCAAGTGGACGATATATTAAAAGTAATTAAGCAAGAATCACGAGCAAGAGAAGAAATTGCAACACCTCATATGGTTTCAACTGGTTATGAAATTACTCAACCTCTTAAAATTACTGTAGGTGGTGCAACTTGTTTTGTTGTTCCGGTTGATAAATTTAAGCGTTTTTAA